One window from the genome of Spirosoma rhododendri encodes:
- a CDS encoding (2Fe-2S)-binding protein, giving the protein MAIIKCTINGKEYSFEADPQMPLLWAIRDVVGLKGTKFGCGVAQCGACTVHLNGDAVRSCVTRVSRANGQKIVTIEGLSKNNDHPVQLAWQEIDVPQCGYCHSGQIMSAAVLLRDNPNPTDADIDAAMAGNICRCGTYLRVRKAIHMAAAGVDRKVSSSNE; this is encoded by the coding sequence ATGGCAATTATAAAATGCACCATCAACGGTAAGGAGTACTCATTCGAGGCTGATCCGCAGATGCCCCTGCTGTGGGCTATCCGGGATGTTGTTGGGCTGAAAGGCACCAAATTCGGTTGCGGAGTGGCGCAGTGCGGAGCCTGTACGGTCCACCTGAACGGCGATGCGGTGCGGTCCTGCGTAACCCGCGTCAGCCGGGCCAACGGGCAGAAAATCGTCACCATCGAGGGGCTGTCGAAAAACAACGACCACCCGGTGCAACTGGCCTGGCAGGAGATCGACGTACCGCAGTGCGGCTATTGCCACTCCGGGCAGATCATGTCGGCGGCCGTGCTGCTGCGCGACAACCCCAACCCCACCGACGCCGACATCGACGCGGCTATGGCCGGGAACATCTGCCGCTGTGGCACCTACCTGCGCGTCCGCAAAGCGATTCACATGGCGGCTGCCGGTGTGGACCGCAAGGTGAGCAGCAGCAACGAATAA